The genomic region atcctCATTATTTAGGCATTTTgtgaattattttttgttattttgttaataaacaaaaaattaattatatacaacTGTGTTGTTGTCCACTGTGACGTATGTTTAACAAAATAGTAGTCACGTGGACAACGCAAACCGCTTATGTTGTGCTATTACGTCATACTGCGTCATACTGTGTGACGTAATAGCACCCGCTTCAGTTCTCTGCTGTACAGTTTTCTATAATATGTTATACACATGTAAGTGGTATGTATATGGGTGTATATGGTGGAGTGTGATGTATAAGAGAATAGACATTTTgtgaattattttttgttattttgttaataaacaaaaatttaattatataaaactgtGTTGTTGTCCACTGTGACGTATGTTTAACAAaaagaaagtttgtaagaaagaagagaaaagataagatcccaaatttagtcgcctcttacgatcatgcaatggggcagcaggtacaattcttacgccctacctgcataTATTAACATTCGCGCCTTTTGTGTCAAAAGTCACTCCGTTTTTCGTGATATTGATCAATaacttcaaaaatgaaattttacatcGAATATAATTGCTAAGTGGTCTCTACAAATTGTCGGATTAACAAGAGTATTTTGGACAAAATTTTTGTTGTTAGTAAGGACAACATATAGTAAAGTGGGTTCTTTTGGTGACATTTGTTGGCTTAATATCACAtctatcaaattaaattttatcaacagattttgaaaatcaGGACTGCGTTCAAATTTCAACATATtgacatttatatcaaatgtaatTATCACATCTAATTTAGCATTAGTAccaatttcaaatataaagGTGTCCCTTTTAATGTGTTTCGATATATAAAAAAGTATCCGTACTAGGCTTACCATCATTTAAAATACCACTTTGCCATGATCTTCACCAAGAATTGCTTAATTAGAAAGGTACAACGATATTTACGAGAAAAGAATGACGTATATTTTATGTTGGGTTCATGTATCAAGGGAATCTCGATCTGAAATAAAGGGAATTTTCCTATGGATTTTTCCCCATCTTGTCCAAAATCTTTGTTATCAAAAGAATTCACAGATAGAGAAGAGTTTTGTTGTACAGTCCACACTTTTCAGACCTGTTGGTGTCATCATgacacagtgaccttgacctggaTCAGGGTTGCCAGGCGACCAAATGAGGCTGTCGATAACTTCCGATTCATCAGTATACTTCCATTCTGGCAACACATACGTACCAGACACGAACAATTGGATGTGGTCTGTTGCtgaaaaatatgaatgtttttCTCATTTTACATGACCTCTGTGACCGGTTACAACTGTTACCGTAGGCTAGCTGCAACAACATAGCTCTGGGCGACGGATGGGCTATTTCTGATAGATGGTCGTGCCGGAGGGTAGTTTAGGCCTTTCAAGTTATTGGTGGATGTATAGCGAAACATGGACAATAGCTAGAGTGGATTTTATTATTTACTCTGGAAGCGGAAAGCATTATTTTAGCAACCCTGAAATTGATGGGTTTGTTATGATATGCTGCTGTCTGTCTAGCGTATTGTTTGGTTTGTTCCGGAGGTTTACTATCTCAGTTTTCAATAAATCACTCTGAATCTTAGTGAGCTTTAAAGTCATGATAAATGTTTCGTTTTGCTGAGCggcatttgtttttttttcccgcTAATGCCTGGAGCACGGAGCTTAGCACGAATCCCCAACCCGcggtttttggtttgtttttgtttaacgtcctattaacagccagtgtcatttaaggacgttccaggttttggaggtcgagtaaagccggagtacccggagaaaaaccaccggcctacaccggcctacagtcagtacctggcaactgccccacgtaggtttcgaactcgcaacccagaggtatttttttttatatatcacggtCGTGAATTccattttattatatacagtatcaacGTAAATAGAATGTTCAATCTTAACAAGCATTGCTCTCAATATATTTTCACGCAAGTATATGAATTATTATCATCTCCTATCTTTGACTTTTTACTTATACTGACATTTAAATCATAAGGGACTATTAAACTATAGGGAGAAGGGCGTTGTCAAAATCTTATTTCAACGTTGATAAATATGGGTTTGTGATAAACTCTCTTACCTAGAATGGTGTTTCCGGCAATGACATTCTGTAGGCTTAACATTTCAGACTCCGACTTAATCCGCATCAGCCCCGAGTTTTGTTGGGTGCAGACATAGGCTGCACTTGTCTGGTTCAATTCAAGTTCGATCACCTTGTAGAACGTGCCTCTGTTCGATAAAATTTTGATTCCAAGGGATGTCAACAATCCTGCGATCGAGATATCAAATggtcaaaattatcaaaactaaTGTAAAACAAATTGTGCAGCgatcaaatgaaatttaaaacaaaattaaacaagtGAAATGAACCATCCACAATAAAAGAAGTCGTCTGTCAATAATCATTTGTGAACGTTTCATATCTATAAATTGCAAATTTTTAATGACCAATGACTTTGTCTACTTAAgtgattattttcatttaatgacTTTCGCTGTttataagacgttaaacaatacaaaccaaactttCCTTTAGAAGTCATATTTTGACTTCATGCACACAATACTTTTAAGTGTACTTACTTCATGTTACCTAACATTCTAGTGTACTTACTTCATATAACCTAACATTCTAGTGAATCTATTTCAAGTAACCGAGCATTCTGTTTATCTCATAACAAGTAATCTAACATTCCAGTTAACATATTTTGAGTAAACTAACATTATAATGTACTTCCTTCTCATTTCATGCAAACTAAAACTAGTGCAGATCTAACCATCCCCAACCCCTCATCCCCTTTCCGGAACATTGTGTTCCTTTTTACCACGCATGAAATCCATGCAGTTATTAAGAGATAATCAAAATATACGGAAATCACTGGCAAGAAAACTGACAAATACCGTCAAATCAAAAGTTTCTTACTTCATTCTCATCTTCCATCGTcggaataataataataacatccAAACCCGAAATTCTTTACTTTATGCACTCGACATATTTTCCCTTTTACCGCCTTTCATCGAAATTCACAAACAACATAAAGGTGCGTGAAAACATAATTCTTAGATTCACAGGTCATAAAACTGACAAAATGGTGAAACCCAAAATAACCTACTTTATCAACTTCTACCTTCGATTAACTTCCTGCATAccagtttttatcaaaatcgaTCTAAGACTTGCATCGAAACGGAAATTTCTTACTTAATATACATCTTCACCTCGTGTGTCTAGTTTTTTCCTTATAAAACAttcatcaaaatacattaaGAGTTGCGCTGGACTGACAGCCATGCAGACGACATGATGACAATACCACATCGGCAAAGTTTTGcaaaatatcaattgatatagAGACAATTGAATAGTACAAGAATGATAAGACCAGGATAAACAGCTTCTGTTTCATTGGCGACACCCACCATGTACATCTAGGTCACGACGTCACCCACAACGtagatctaggtcacgacgacacccaccacatacatctaggtcacgacgacacccgccatgtacatctaggttacgacgacacccgccatgtaCATCTAGGTTACGACGACACCAACCATGTACATCTAGGTCTCGACGTCACCCAACAAGTACATCTAGGTCTCGACGACACCAACCATGTACATCTAGGTCACGACGTCACCCACCCTGTACATCTAGGTCACGACGTCCCCCGCCATGTACATCTAGGTATAGTTTGTGTAACGTCCACAAAATATGAACCAGTGAAGAGTCAAAGGAAACATCAAAAATAGCAACAGGCGTCAAGCATGAGTGATGAATCGAATTGGTCGCACGACTAAATCAGTTCAACGACAACAGGTCTAACTCATTAGATATGTAAAAAGGAATATGATTAGTCAACGAAAAGTATCGACTGTTTTTTCACGATATGCTGCCCGATGTATCTCGTTTAcataagataaaatataatgtattacctGCATTAACGAAATAGTCCGTTGATTCTGTGGAGAAGGTCATGAGTGTTTTGGTGACTAATAATTTATAGCCCCGACAAGTGTTCTGGTTTGTGTCAAAGGTGAAGGAAAAACACAATTCTCCTCTATGGCACAATTTACCGCAGTTAGGAAGTGACCGAGACTGTGACTCGAACACAAGGTGCTGATTGAGGTCTGCCGAGGGTGACATTGGCAATCGGTAAAAGTCCGACCGGTTATCTGTAACGTAAAGTCATGTTATAAGATTATTTCTCAGACGCGTTTGGCTGGGGCATCCACAAAAATATAGCTGCATGCATTCTCTATTTTGACCTCGgattttatttaagttttacttGATTTCCACACTTTTGGTAAAACCTAGAGACAAATCTGCCAAACAATTTATAAAGAGTCGAACTTCGTTAGCTTGAAGAAGGTGGAGGTCATGAAAAATACTTCCGAGTTATCCCGAgtgaattgatatatatatatagaatgtcGCGACTGCTTTTTACTTGGAATTATCGGAGTTCtaaataacaatgaaaaagATATTCACCTTTTTTTCCTTTCTAAATCTATCACATGTCATaagtatatttcaattgtaatgTCGAGATCCAAAACAAAAtgcaaacaaaacatacaaatcAGATACGTTTTCTCACTTTTTCCCTTAACATTGTAACATCCACTGATGTCAAATCGGAGACTGATATAGCTGTACCAGCTCCTGGGATTGATACGGACGTAAACAGCTGTGATACTTGGGACGAGACTGGACTTGACTACGGTGTTTCGGTTACTGTTCCCGGTAAATAACTGGAACACATGATTTTCACAAATTATGAATTGTTTTGAATATCACTGCTAAGTAGCAAATGTAACATGAAATGGatttacaaaatatcatatCTATAATTATAATTGTGACAGTTGTAAACAACACGGCAAAATAATGTGAATCTTTCATTCGTGTTATGCCTACTTATCAATCAATTTCTATAACTTAATGAACAATCAATCAAttcactgccctgcaggtagggcgtaagaattgtacctgcccccattgcatgatcgtaagaggcgactaaatttgggatcgtATCTTttctcttaacaactttcttcttcctaacgtctcccttgacactgcctcacttttggcctttagttgggcattcgcccctgtgaggaaggttttgggttctgtcccctagccgagacatactagtctttaaaaatggaagtagctactcctgcttagcgctcagtatatttggagtgggacgactggttcgcccgttgtcagtataatttgaccggatgggatgtgctgctgggtgtcttcggcagtatgcttcagtgaggtagcactttaaatcggcaaaagttccggcctatcacaaggagacttaacaagaacataccgcagcctcccaaaacacacacacccactcaccacacgcatgcatgtcgcacgcacgggagaccgtccttgaatgaccttaactgttaataggacgttaaacaaaataaaccaaaccaaaccaatcaatCAATTCTATACAACATTGGCTCAGCGATATTAATTAGACGTGATTGGTGAAATGCCTATTGGTTTCGTTGTCGCTAACCTTGTTCTCATTTTGAAAAAACTCggattttacatatatttttatggCGGGTGTAGAAGACGCTAGCACTTCTGGGGTGCTTTGTCTTATTACCATTGCActccatacaaatctaaaaTTTTGCTTATATCTTGTTGTcgtttaattgattatgagttggaattatggtttcgttatcatGTCTGAATTATTGTGTTGTTATCCACTTGTTTGTCCTTTCTAAATTGTCCTATATAACTGTTCACAAGAATATAAGTTAAACCTCTGAATAACTTCCAGTTTATCAATACCGGGCAATTGTCTGATATTTTAAAGGACATTACAGAGGACATTACAAATGCAACGTCTTCGCCATTGACACTCGGCTAATAGATACTTAAGAAAACGCCAGAAGAAACAAATACACTATACGAGCCTAAATTGGTTTcgtttcaaataaaaattaatcatGTGCATTTTTCAGAAAATAAGATTCAAATTCCATTCTTTATTGGTAATAGTTAATTCTGCCTTTTTCTGAAATCACTCTTTTAAAAGATTTGTTAAAATTCAAAAGAACATGAATGTTCAATCAGGCTAAAGCTGAGGTATGATATATGCATATTTCAAAATTCTCCTAAGGTTCAGGAATATCGGCTTAAAAGATTTTTAGAAACATTAATATACTTAAAAAATATAGTTCTTCGGAGAATAGTggtaacaagaattgtttacgggaCTGGCGGGCGTACGGACTCACGAAACGTGGTTTTAAAAGCCCACAGTCTGACCTTTCGTTTTTGGCGGATATCCTACTACGGGAAGGGACATTCGCGCCAGATATACAAACGGGAAGACGTCATATTGTCCAAAGGAGTAGAGCATTTCCAAATAGATCAGGGTGACAATCATAAAACCATCGTTCCTTCATTAAactgcatctctcgaaaccctTGACGTGTTGATGTAACATGACGTACCTTTGGATCTTCGTTTTGTGACGTCACGCTGGTCCACGTAAGACCGTCAATACTAAAGGAAACGTAATACGTCTTCACCCACTGTGAGTATGACGGGTCTCCTCGTCCTTGTATCATTATGGTATTAACAGTCGTTTCTTGCCGGAATTGCACCTTGAAAAGACAATGCCCACAGTAAAAAGACAACAAGAGGCACAGCGGGCCTGTgttgctcacctggatatttaaGTGATTATGGCAAGACATTCTACAGAAAATGATTGCAAAGAATAAGCTATATTTTTCCATATTGGTTTCTGCTCCTTACACCCAAGAGGTCCGAAATTTTTTCCCTTTCCCCCAAGTGGGCTTTAAACCATTTCGATAAGTTTCCTAAAGAATTTACTATACCTCCACTATTGGACCCGCCCATCCGGAGATGGGGCAGACCTACCgtttatacaatattgaataATCCTTACCCAAGGATGTTCTATACAGAATTCACACGAAACACTGCCAATCCTAAGAAGGAGGATACAGGTACAGGGCGCTCGCTTTTCATCACTTTATCAACGTATACAGGACGCTCGGTTATCTTCACTTTATCAACGTATACAGGGCGCTCGCTTATCATCACTTTATCAACGTATACAGGGCGTTCGCTTATCATCACTTTATCAACGTATACAGGGCGCTCGCTTATCTTCACTTTATCAACGTATACAGGGCGTTCGCTTATCATCACTTTATCAACGTATACAGGGCGTTCGCTTATCATCACTTTATCAACGTATACAGGGCGCTCGCTTATCATCACTTTATCAACATATACAGGGCGCTCGGCTATCTTCACTTTATCAATGTATACAGGGCGCTCGGTTATCTTCACTTTATCAACGTATACAGGGCGCTCGCTTATCATCACTTTATCAACGTATACAGGGCGCTCGCTTATCATCACTTTATTAACGTATACAGGGCGCTCGCTTATCATCACTTTATCAATGTATACAGGGCGCTTCTTTATCACGTCATCAATGTATACAGGGCGCTCGCTTATCTTCACTTTATCAACGTATACAGGGCGCTCGCTTATCATCACTTTATCAACGTATACAGGGCGCTCTCTTCACTACCAGCACTATATCATATGGCGCTTCTTACTATCACTATACCAAAGTTTATATGGCGCTTCCTTACTATCACTATACCAACGTATACAGGGCACTTCCTTACCATAACTATATCAGAAAGGCCTAAAGAAATGAGTCTCTATTCAGACAGGCAATTGGCTCAATGATTTGCATTTTAATTGTAAGTGAAGCATCGGCCATacattgaaaaacaaaacaactaaAGATGACCCAGTTGCCATACAATCGCCAAATTATCAAACTAAGAACGGCTGTTAAAGATCAAATAATTGACAAATATTTGTCGTTCTACACAAAATAATCGTTCATTTAGATACtacctatactgtatatatatgtaacgaAGCCAGCTTGTTATTGcttatatgttttattatagtTATCTTCATGTCCCATGGTGATCATGTAATTAATAAGTAGATTTCAAATCATTGTagtttatcatatttattatcgTTGATTGTTTGAGTCGTCGACAATGGCAGAGAAGTAGCGAGATGCGAGTGTTGTACAGTGTGATTGTTTTGTGTACTTTCACGTGTGACGATTGGTAGTGGTGTCTGTGCGAGATTTGTGTCAGTTTGTGATTGCGCTGCGCCGCTAGGATAGAATGTAAAGTTGGAAGGGTTTGGTATGAATCGATATGTTTGTATGAGTTGGAGCAGTTGTGTGTATTTCAGCGTTAGTTACCGAGAGTTGGTCCGGTCGTGGTGATGTTTCTGTTGTGTGATGAAAGCTGCCATTGTTGTGAGAGTACGCATGTGCGGGAGAGCGAGATATATTACGTATTTCCGGCATAGGGGTTTGGCCTGACGGATAGCGGGAAATTATAAATGTCCTTGTTCGTAAAATAAACACCTATGTTTATTTTCCGCTATTCGATTGgtttaaggggcatctaaacagcaaatccagccaaaacagttgatattttacaaggctatacatccctactagggtgcaatttaatagaagtacagttgagtgtagactaaaggttacacccaagtgcactccgagtgcactccatttggacttggagtgcactccgtttggactccaggtaaacttggagtgcactccaagtggactccgagtctacctggagtcctataagacaccatgcctacccagttctataatcagactatatatatatatatatatatatattaatactttgatgcttttaatataatttacatataaataaatagatttttacaaattacttttgttctgttaatattactattaacatttgtttagtctactaggaatatttcttttattgttaatacatggtaataatgccttcatgttaaatttatatttattaagatccataaaagacagctatacaatttatgctataatcaggtttctatgaaagttaattgcttattatttcatatttcattaagatgtaagtaaattgtatttcattttattaaggaattgaaaattatttcaattagaatatttattactgtacatatatcatgactgtaaaggaagattagataatatatctatattatgttattgaaagtttacagtatttaatgaattatgtgtttttttaataagacattctctacttacatgtactcaattcaggcaagtaattataaaataaacaatcattttagtttatataggttatatatttaaatgtatcattagaaaaatatacatttacaactgtacatatttacgagcattatctagttaaattaatgttctgacataacgtacacacaagtatgtagttctggactacccataatgaatgacagtatctgtttaattgctattattattggtcatgcatgactgactctggcctgacacccctgataactgtgccaggtgagttttaggagccagctacaggtactgtccttggttcacagaaatacctgtgtcaatactgtcactgtatggcttcaaatgatgaagctgtgcaaagcagggtaacagtgttataacctcaggccaattaacagaacagtaagattatctcctgacttgaaggaaaggattgtagctctccatttgagaggccttaatcagaccaaaattacatgtataaacgaaataccagtgtaattaaggtggaaatgtcaagataagtagtaaaaccattaacaaattggttaacaggtttaagaagaccaactctattgaaatgaagtcattctatactgaaattagaaagtaaaaataagctgtttcttatatttattacattgtaatctGTCTAAACCATAAGtcattgagaccaaacgtattggctggtttatgcaggtgtccggtatgtagaggtacaatgttgaatgatataagttcaaaaaaaattaatgcaaatcaaattaataaatgatgcagttcttatcttgttatattcaaaaatataaagacattgctttaaaaaaataattgtaaagaaagagattaaagtaaaaaaaataataatttcagtgtaattccaaatggtataatgaatgtaaattcacctTTTCccaaaccaacctatagccttatacccgtaattagtacacattgttctcgtccaggaaataagattatagagcctgaggtaaaaTTTGCCTAAGGGCAGTTGGACACCGTCACacggcaacctatgtaccatttacctgtaaaactgacctgttggaactacatcgttttctattcccattcagtcaatatctatcatgatatgtgtcactctatcattatatgtaacagatacagttcatgaatgtacaatggttgttcaagccaattataaaatcataaagttaaatgctcaaactttaaaaaaaaaatgacataaggccagctgcagttggtgtatggaatgtttgataagtatttacttaactcaaacatgaaaattatattaatctatgttgatttacatattgacctctaatactctatacatgcttccattataatatcaaagacataaagtaatagtaccagtttgaatttttttttttattttttttttataataatgacttataactgttttgataatactgtaataggaatggacaatcatattatttcaaaagtgtcagatatcgaccgtcacaagtctgtacctatattctatatgaccttggtataggtcagcctgagtttccgctagccctgacaccataccagacatggtgtcagggccagaggaaacttgggctaggtaaaggtaaggtgtgatgaccagtttccatctaacaattaagggggtctttatctagttagatgaccgtgtgtacacctgtccagatcttcacacaGTATGAGGTAAACTTGtaggaaggggtcattattggggtcagtgtaagtcttttctccacacccctgtaatcatgcttgatatacaggtaaatatttacctggaagttgggggggggggggggggggggggggagagagattgtatcttatataactgttaaaagaactccatgtatgacctggatttaatgaggcaggtataa from Pecten maximus chromosome 11, xPecMax1.1, whole genome shotgun sequence harbors:
- the LOC117338028 gene encoding uncharacterized protein LOC117338028 — translated: MIQGRGDPSYSQWVKTYYVSFSIDGLTWTSVTSQNEDPKLFTGNSNRNTVVKSSLVPSITAVYVRINPRSWYSYISLRFDISGCYNVKGKNNRSDFYRLPMSPSADLNQHLVFESQSRSLPNCGKLCHRGELCFSFTFDTNQNTCRGYKLLVTKTLMTFSTESTDYFVNAGLLTSLGIKILSNRGTFYKVIELELNQTSAAYVCTQQNSGLMRIKSESEMLSLQNVIAGNTILATDHIQLFVSGTYVLPEWKYTDESEVIDSLIWSPGNPDPGQGHCVMMTPTGLKSVDCTTKLFSICEFF